The Emys orbicularis isolate rEmyOrb1 chromosome 9, rEmyOrb1.hap1, whole genome shotgun sequence genomic sequence CATAAATCCAGGGATGGCAGTTGAGTTGTGCTATGTTGTGATATTCAAAAACACTGaacacaattttcaaaagtgactaaggaCTAgagccacaaaggtacttaggtgctgCTGACATTCGCAGAACCAGATCAGCAGCTGCCTAACTCTGAGGGTGCCTAAGTTTCTATTGGTGGGCCTGTGTAAAGCCACCTAAGTCCTGCTGTCACTCCATAGCTAATGAGCTGCTCAGGGCCTTTGCTCAAGCCAGAGCCCCAAAGCATTCCCCTGCCTATCTCTCAGCAGAGCCTGATCCCACATGTATGTTCAGAACATGCTTTGGGGATTGGGCCCTGCACAAagcaatgggatttttaaaaagggtgtcCCTGGAATACCCActatcccagtggttagggtatgtAGCTGGGATGTCAGtcaggttcaaatcccttctcagactgatttagagcagggatttgaatgtaGGGCTACCATATCCCAGGAGGGTGTGCTAAACACCAGGCGATTAGGAATGCTTAGGAGGGTGTCTCAGTCTCTCTtcctggagctgttccactttgtgttaATAATGAATGGACAAGGGACGTGAACCTCAGTCTCCGACATTCCAGGGGAGTGCCTCAGCCACCAAACTATCGTCTCACCCTCTCTATTGTGTAATGAATATTTTATgagttatacaaagtggaacttCAATGGAAGAGATAGAGGGTCCCAGCCCAGAATAGCCTGGTGGGTAGAATGCTGCCCTTAGATGTAAGAGATCTAGGATGAAGTCCCTACTCTAAATCacacagagcagggatttgaatctgggtctcccatgtTCCAGGACAGCACCCTTAAAAATGGGTTATTGGCTCTAACAGGGTGGGTTTCCTTTTTGTGAAAAAGGTCCAGGTTTCATCTACTAGCCCatgggctgacctggcttaggtgcctaactccaggggGAGGGTTCAGGGCTGAGAGTTCAAAGCAGAGATAGGAGCCTCCCTTTGGTGGCCAGAAATTGTGCGGGAAAACAGGGAATTCTgtgaaattctgcattgcgcagaattcccccaggagtaattataTGAAATACATATTGCtataagaaaaatgattaaattaGGCTCTGCTTATACTTCATTCTATTTCAaaaatagattgatgaggcaatTAACATCCTTCCTGACTATGCATATTTGTTATATACGAAGTATAAGATAATGTGGTAGGGCAGAATAAGGTCCTGCACTCTAACTTTAGCCTACATTGTAATCCATGACATCACTGCCTTTCAGTATGGTTTGTGCCCACATAGAGCATTAATATTAATAGTTAGCTGGGAATTTCAGAGGcctaagggagacagagaccTTTGGCTGCTACCCCATGTCACACTTGTCCATGGCTGATGATGtgttcttagggtgaccagatgagggaaagaaaatatcaggacacatggggtgggagaggggggtgcaaaaaaaaaaaaaaaagccgattcAGTCCCACCCGCTGGCGGAGCATAtcaggacggtcccgattttatcgagacgtctggtcaccctgtgttcttgtttttattttgcttattttgctGTGTAGGAAGCACCCTCTGCCGGTTGACCCAGGTTGGCTGGTTCTCCTTCCTCTCATTGGCCCATGCCGCTGGTGCTGGTATGTCCTCTTTGGGCAGTCCCTGTACAGCAGAGGTGAATGAAACTGCCCCATACTCCCGCCGCCCCCCACAAAAAATTTTACTGTTCCAGTCAGAAGAATTTAAATACTGCCCAGTGTGACTGACTAAATGGAAGATACGAATGGCAAGATTGGCCTATGTAATGATGCACACTATTGTGCAGTGGCAAAGAATTGGTAACACAGTTTACTCCGGAGGAGTACTCAAACATTATTGGGACACAAGATTTGCTAACTAGCTAGGATACCCTTTTAATTGAAATAGGTAATGAAGTTCAAAATGCTAATGAAGTTTTAAATCAAATGTTTGATGGAAAAGCTGAAATGTTGGTATTTCCTAAGTGTAGAGGAGTAAGGGAAATTGAAGTCTCTAGTCTGAGAAAAATGGAAGATAAGTAGGATACTGTTATGGGAAAGTAAGAGTTAACAAGGCCATGACCCAAGCTTATGCTACCATTATGTTTTGAGCCAGGTTTTTAATGATTGTTTCTGAGAATTGTAAATGTTTAGTAAAATGCTATCTATATTGAGAATATGGGAAAGCTATTGGTGCAGATATGAATTTAAAGTGTGTATTGTAAAGGGACCATAAGGAGGTAGAAATATTATTGCAAAGGGCAGTTTAATATTGATTAGTATTATAATAGAATATAAAAGGTGTCGATTTGTTAGGTTATGGAAAGAGCTCCAACTAACATCAAAACAGGACTGTTTGGGTCCAGGATCTGTCAGTGGACTGATCACCCATTGCTACATCATTTCATCTGAGAGTCAGAGTACAATAGCAGCATATGTGTAAGTAGTAATTGGATGCCTGTTTTGCttaattgttttttttgttttttttttaaagtacggATGTATTATTGAAAGTATAGCCTAGTGGGACCTCTAAATTTTCTGTAATTGACCTAAAGGCTTGAACCTGAAAAGTAAGTTGGGTTTTACTGCATCCTTGAGAACTGTAATATTAATGGAGAACATTTCAACATAAAATACAAGTAGTGATGGGATTTTTGTAGTACACGTGATCACCACCCCTCACTATCaattgttgggggagggggagggggagggggggaaagtggAGGAAAAGGTGCGCTGTGGCTTGTAGAAACCTCCTTTGGAAGGCTGCTTTGCCCAGTTGAAGTCTATCAATCTTCTAGCATTTAGTGAACCTATGCAGGGATACACAAGATTGATGCACCACAAACTGTTCACTGGCTCATGAAGCTGCCATTGCCTTTGTGGAATGGGCTTTATATGGCTccaaagcttatctctctcaccaacagaagtcggtccaataaaaggaaatatagTGACACTTGAGAAAGGGGTTTGAAAAGGGAACCcaacagcagatttaaaactagGAAAGCTCACATGTAGCTATTTTGCAAATAAGGAGTCTGATTAGGCTggagaattttttgttttaatgggcAGGGGCAACTAGCTTGACCCTCTGCTACCAGAACTGAGGATAGAGCTGACAGGTGAGACCCAAGTGAAATGTACTGCAATTCCAAACACAAGCCCGTTCATAAGAATCTTAAGAGCAATTCAACTAAGGCCATGTCCACTGTGTAGCCGCCTGATGTTAACCATGAATCCAATGAGAATTGGAGGAAAGCTTGCTGAACTTCAGCAGGATTGAGAACACGTCTCTGGTACATCCTAGTGATTTTTTATTAATTAACATGCCCTCTCAATAACCAGGCACTCAGGTTTAGAGATGCTGGGTTGTGATAGAACAGTCATGCCTGTAATTGAAGATCCAGAGTGGATAGTAATAGTGGAGAGGCCAGATCTCCCACTCCATGAGGGCCGAAAACCAGGGATGTCTGGCCAGGGCAATGCAATCAGAATCACTACAGCGTGTTGTCTCTCTACCTGTTAGGTGGTCCATGCTGTCATGGGAAAAGGAGGGAATGTCTGCAGCAGAGCCCTTGGCCATACCTGGGAGAAAGCATCAAGTCCCCAGGCCCACCACTTTCTGCTCCTGACCTAGAAGTTGTTCCTCTTGGAATTGGAGCTAGAGGAGATGACACATTGGTTTCCAAAAAGTCTGGGTTATGCCCTTAAGCTCCCTCTGCTGAAGACACCATTGTTAAGGTGGCTTTGTAGCGGAGCATGCTGCCGTGAATCAGCTTAGTGATTTTAAAGCCAGGACAGCCCTGTACTTCCATTTCTTTGGCACCAAAAACAGTATGGAGTGTAAGTCCCGATACCAATCCTTGTCTAGGACAGGCTCTATCACCCCAAGATTTGCCAGACCATAGTCTTCCTCTTGGACAGgctgatttgggggaggggagatctttttcatttttgtggcATAACCATTGGGGGGATGGGACGGGGAGTCAATCATTTGTCCACATTGGTGGCAAAATAGGTGTGACTAAAAATGGGGGGCAGCATGCACTCCACCTCCTCCCAAAATAGGCTGGTACTCTGATTTCACTTGGGAGCATTCCTGGAGACTGAATCACCTCTAGGATTAATGGTCCCAGCTTTACCCAATCTAGGGTAGAAGAGAAGATAGATTCTCTGAGCATACATATTTGAAGCTCCAATACCCCACAATGGCTGCCTACAGAGGAAAAACAGTTTACAATCTCTTGACTAAGTTATCATTAAGAGGGGAAAACATTTTTTGTCCTGTGCTTCAGATGCAGCTTTTTCTATTGGTTCCCCAACCCCCTCAAGTATAGGTTTACTACCAAAAACCTGTCTTCCAGAAGTATCTGCTTCCATAGCCATAGATGCCTTCTTGAGCATCGAGTGAGGCATCTGAAACTAAAGCAGATGTTATGGAAATTCTTTTTAAGTTTGATCCCAACCCCAGACCTTCTTGGGAATGTGAGAGAGCAGGGTCTCAGTATAAGCAAATACTGCtctagtgggggtggggggaagtggccTCTGCAGAGGCTCTAATCTCTTCATAGTCTCTGCAGAGAGCTCATTCTACCCATCTGTCAGTGAAAACTtgagtaggattttttttttttaaagcacaaacaGGTTTACCAAGCTGCCTTTGCACCCTTAAACAAGATAGCCAGGATGGGAACGTAAGGGTCAGTTTTACAGCTcactggaaaatatttttgggtgttttctatcTTAGACCTCCTCCTGATCTGTGTCCCCTTTTTGGCTGACTGCTGTGGGAAGATAACAACAACAGCCATACTCAAGAGTAAAGGCAAAAAGCTGTGTAGGGAAGAATCATTCCTGATGATCCTCTAGGATTTCTTTGCTCTCTGTCTGTGACCCTTACACTGCTTAGAGAGGACTACCAGGAGAGGGGGCCAAGGCCTTTGGAGTAATAAGAGTCCGGAGAGGAAAGAGCTTATGCTTTTCCACCTTGGACTCTAAGATGGCTGCTGGGAAGGTAGGACAGGAACCTGTTCTAAAATGGCTGCCTGTGGTACACAAGCTCCCTACTCAAAAATGGGCACCAAGCCCCCACTACAGAGCAAAGAGGGGACAGAGGCAGGAAACTGATTTCACTGTGCTGCCAGTTTTCAAGAGGCCTACAGGACTGAGTGGGTGTCCTGACCACTGCATGTCCATTGGCATGGAGAGAGAGGGGTCCAGGCAATCTGCTTAGCTCCCCCATCATGATGCTTTGGAAGGTGACTGGGGCCCTGGAGTTTTACCATGTTGACTGGAGCTGCTGAGGTGGGATACTTGCTGATAAGGGCCCAGTCCACATTGGCAGCAAAATGGGCCTGTTTCCTGGGCACTTTCTTCAGTGCCTTGTCTTACTGGGCTCCTCACTTAGCAGCAGCCACCACTGCACTGTCCTATGTCAGGGACGTATGCTGTTTGCTTTCTAACTGCAGTAGCCCTGAGCTGAGGTTGGGGGAGCAAAAGGAACGCTTTTCCCCTTAGTACACTATGCCAAAAGGGGTTGAGCAGAACAGAGATGCCCTTTTCTTTTTATGCTTTTTTCCGACATTACCAGGGCTAATTTGAAGGGAAAGCATGGTCAAAGTCCCCACAACTGCCTGGAGATCCATGAGGTAAATCTGAACAGcccttaaacaaaaacaaaaagtaacGCTACACTAACAAAGTGGACAGCTAAGGGGAAATAAAAGAaccaggagggaaaaaaatagatTGACAATCTACAAACACTCCACCTGCTTTCCTTTTGGAGCCTGAGAAAATTCTGGAGGGGATTTTCTGTGGAAGGACTTATCTAGAGTTAGCCCAGCCAATCAAGACAGCTGACTGCCTCCTTTAGGAGAGACTGAAGAACCCAGCACTACTGAATTTATGGAGCCATCCCCCACAGTGAGAATGCACCATATCCACAAGTTATTTTTATACTTGAAAACTCTAAAAATGTGGTCTCTAGAAATTGCAAGAACATTAACAGTTTAACTACAGCTAAAAGATGCAAAAATGAGTGACATGATTCTTAAAGATTAACTGTCCCAAactcaaattttgaaattctaaATGTTAGGATTCCCTCTGCTCCCAAAATGACTGCGAACATTTCCTTTTTCTCCTCAGGCCATTGGTGCTAGCCATAAGCAGCAATGTCTGCAGCTACACTTACTGAAGTATAGGGAGAGGGAGGAACAGAAAAGACAGTACTGGATGTCAATTCCTTAGCAGGGAGTGACACATCTTCGTGTCAGATGACAGCATCTAAGACTACCACTTATATTATGCTGCTCTCAAATGTTTCCATATTTGAAAGGTTAATATACAAGTGTGAGAATGAAGAGAAAAAAGTAGGCAAGTATGGGAATGGAAAACAGTCAATTGCAAAATGGGAAtgggggaaggagctggaggagaggtgcAAGAGAGTAAGTAGTCATAGCCAAGTAGACTACCCAGCCTTCAACATGCCTGGGTCAGTTGCCTTGAGGCTTCCTCTGTAGATTGCTCCTCCGAGGAGCTTGCTAGAACTCAGGCCCTTCCATAACTAAATGGGTCTCTTCACCACCCCCTGCTATAAGAGATGCCAGCACAGGTTGACATTAGAGCTAAATACTATAGTAGAAAGCAGACTAGACCTTTGCCAGTTTGACAGGTTTGATCCTGACACAGATGGCACTACCGAACAAGACAAAGGGTaagtcttcactacccgccatatcggcgggtagcaatcgatttatccgggatcgatatattgtgtctcgttaagacgcgatacatcgatccccaaacgcgctcaccgttgactccggaactccaccagagcgagcggcggtagcgcagtcgacgggggagccgcggccatcgatcccacgccgtctggaccccaggtaattcgatccaagatacttcgacttcagctacactattcgcgtagctgaagttgcgtatcttggatcgatcccccccccccccccccagtgtagaccagcccaaagataAGGATGTTAGACAGTAGCCACCCAGCAATTGCAGTGAGCAACTGGAGgctggcctgattctcccctaTGCCTGGTCTCCCTCTCAAAGCCAAACAGAAATGGGGACAGGATGAAGACATGGGTGTTAGGCATATGAGCACACAAAGACGACGGAGCATCAGGAAATATTGCACTACATCTTATTGCAGCCCATATCAGTTAAATTTTAACCCCTTCCCCAACAATTAGACTGGCATTCAGACAAACCAAGATGAAGTGACTAGGTTCTCTATTGTTGATTGTGATCATGTAGTTCTTTTGTGAAAATTAGTGTGGTTTAATATTTGTGACTTGTTTTGTAGCAGCCTtaaagtgaaaatattttcaaaaatactgcCTAGCACTGCACTTTTAAATCAAGACGACTATTTTATGTCAGTGGCTCCCAAACGTTTTACGAAGGCAACCCTCATCAACTGTGTTGTGTTTTTGGGGACCCACCATTATACACACCCAATCTAAATAGATATAACTTTAAACCGCAATACTATATTAACTCAGCCCCCCGTTTGCCCCCCCTCCTTCCTAACCAAACCCCAAAACTACCTGCTGGGCTCCCCCTAAGCCTCCTTGCTCTTGTTCTCctagccctgcctgcccctttcCCTCTCTACAGCCAGTCTGCAATTGCTAGCAGGCTGTTGACTGCACTCGCTGGCTCTGGCCACTTCTGACCACCTGAATCCTGCTCCCCTGACCCAGTGGAAGTGAGAGTTTGGGGGCTGCGCTTCCAAGGCACATGTGGGGCAGGCTCAAGGCATAACATGAGCATCACTCTCCTATCCCaacacccattttaaaaaatcctaaatcATGGCAACACATCTGGAACCTTCCCCTGACCAACTGTGAGTTGGGACCCACCCTATGGGAAACAAGATACTACTCCAACAACACAGGCAGTAAAAAGATTCAGTACCATCTACAAGCTCtgtgtttaaatatttcaaaTCTTATTTGAGGTATCAACAGTGGGGGTGATAATTCAGTCTAACAAAGCAGTTTGCTCCGAATTAGCTTTGGTAATAATTAGAACAATTTAATTCAACAGAGCAGTAAAAAACAGCGCtatattttatttcttgtaaAAATCTTTATACACATGCAGACTAAAACCAGTGTAAGAAAGTATCCACCATTGTTTAGACAAATAACTATACTTAAATATAAGCGTCTGCAATTGGCCTGTATAAAAATAAGGtactttttttaaacagaaatatgTTCTCCAGTTCTGATATTGATAAACAACACACAACTCTAATACGTACAATTTAACCTGATCATTATTTTCAATCGTTTGATACTGCTAAGGTATTTTATGTGCAAAAATTTAACATAGTTCTTCCAAAGAAAAATGTCCTACATGTTTTAGAAAATTAGATGTTGGACTTTAAATAAATCAATTCCTAATCAGTTTCTTCTCCAATCTCACAGTCCATACACTGTATTATATACAGGTTTAACTAAAATCAGGTACAGGCCCAAAACTTAACGCCTGTGTCTGCTATGTCCTGAACGACTGCTGCTATGGTGCTTGCCTTTATGAGATCTCTCAAAAGAGCGGGATCTTTCACGCCTGTCCCTGTGATGTCCCCGTTCATGCCTGTGTTTCTTGGCAGCCTCGGCGTGATCCCTGGATTTACTCTGAGAACGCGAGCGAGATTTTTTCCTTTTGTGACCATGTCTATTTGCACTCTTCAACTCATCCCTGCTGTGCTTGGCTTTTAGGTGTGGAGATCCATGATTATGATGTCTGTGAGGACTGCCACTGTGACTGCGGGACCTGCTTCTTGACCTTGAGCTGTATGTTCCTGATAGACTCCTCCTATTATTGTaacttacaaaaaaaaagttaaaattaggATGTTTACATCTTTGTATGCTGTGAAAATAAAACTTATACAACTGCCTCAATTTTAAACAGGTTTGAAAAAAGTCAATAAGCATCCATCAAGTACAGGGCATAAGCATCCTATTGTTAGACAAAGTACTTTAACAGTGTGTTccaaacttttgaaagctgagCTTCCCCCCTCATCAAGAGCAAAGCAACTCCACTCCACCTTCAACCCACTCAGTGGTATTGAAAGCTCAACATAAGCAACCACTCAAGCGTAGATTGTAGTTCTTTCTATGCTTACTCTTTTTTACATGCTGTGGGCAGTGAAGTGTTAATAGTGACATGCCAAATAAGTTTGATCACAGATTTGAGATCGTTCACATCCCTGAATCATCATTTAAGGCTCTTTACAAACTCCAGTAGACACTGCATTGGTTAAAAACACTGATACAGGGTTTTCTTTGCATCAATAGCTAAAGATTTGTACATGTGTTCAACTCCTAACAGTGCAAATGATAAATGGGTATCCACAGAACAAGATTTGTTCTCCAAAGCTATACATTTAAATGGCTAAAACATTTCCACACATGTTCCTTAATATGGATCTTATATATACTTCAGATATTTGGGGAGGAGGTTACAACATgcattgaaaatttcaaaatttggttgcATAAGAGACTCAATTTCTTATAGCACTTTCAGACATACAACTACTCCTACCGTTTTAAGGGAAGTGCTTAAGAAAATTCtcatatttaaaatggaaaactTAGGTGCAAATGATGATTTTCAAACAAAAACCGTAAGAGGACCTTACTCTCTGCCATAGTTGAGTTTTAGTATTATAGTTGATTTATCTTAAGAATGTATGGATATTCTTATACCACTGATTTTCATCCACTACCATGTGCATTTGAATATCTACTGGATACCAGTACAACTGTGTGATACTATAATAGTTTACTAACAGCAAATCCCTCTAACTATTGTAAGACCATCTACTATATGGAATGCCATTTTGAATTATTCTCTTAAAACAAGTCAGTCATTTAGCAATCAAAAAGTACTATTTTACTTACTGTCTCCTAGGAGTATGAGATCTAGACCGTGACTTTGTTCTTGACCTTGATCTACTAGCACTTCTGCTGCTTCTACTTCTCTTGCTTTCTTTTCTCATgcttaaattaaaaagaaaatttgaaaATTACACTTAGCAAAAgcaaatttattttcacaaaactAGATGGCAAGGACTCATTTGAAAGTGCCTGACTTAAGTTTGACTGGCTTAAAAAGCCAGATTTCTCCTACCCATTGTAAGGACTCTCTGAAGCTAGTTGCCTTTCTTCTGGTTCTTTTTTAAtagttttggcattcacagatACTGGCGTTTTCTCCTCAGTTTTCATTTCTCTTGGGGAAGCTAAGAATGAGAGCAAATAATTCAAGGTTAAGATGTTATACACTAGTGGTAGAATTTGCCATCAAGGAACAGGATTTTTTGGTACATTTTATGCAAGTGTTAACTTTATATAAGCGCTAACTTAAAAACTTTTAATGCTGACTGCTGCTTTCCTCTTTCCATTTAGTAGCTGCTCCTGTAAGTGAAAATACTACATTAAAGACACCAGTAAAATCCTTTTATTTAAGTAGTCTGTAAATCATACGATGGCAAGTACACTGTCTAATgcgtttttttctttaaagatgtATTTATCCTTTCGCCCAAGGTACATGTAATAGGCACAAATTATGAAACAAGATGAAGTATGTCTCTCCATCAAGAGTAATACCCTGCTCTAACCCGCTCCCCTCACACATACTTCGTAGAACCCTGGGAAAATAGATAGCCCTTGTACCTTGTCCTGAAGTCAGAATTAGGCTGTTGGAACAAAATTCTGAGAACAGAAGCCAGTTCTAGTTGGTCTCATTGAGAGCTGCAGCCAAGGTGTTCTTGCTTAGTTAAGATATGAAACTTATCttactacagtaaaagctttgttgtCCGGCATGGGTTTagtcaaaaattctggttaactaagcgttatacttaccaatggagggagggagtctgggtgcaggagggggctcagggctggggcatgggaaggggtgcggggcgcaggctctgggagggagtttgggtgtgggatgggctcagggctggggagggggcacaggaagGATTGCGGGGTGCTGAATCCAGGCAGCACTCACCTTGGGTGGCCGCCCACAATCGGCAatatgtccctgctgctcctaggtggaggtgcggtcaggtggctctgcatgctgcctctgcctgcaggtgctcccccccccccgaactccccacAGCTCtatggccaataggagctgcggagcTAGGAGTGCACAGAGCCCTGTGGCCATTCCTCCACCACAcgttgctgcttctggggagccccacagagccaggcagggagcctgccagtcctACGCCAACCATACTTTTaatttgtattgggagatatcagaaatgtcAGTTTCTAGAACTTTCCGGTTGGTAaagtgctggataacacagcttttactgtactagCTTGAGCACGTAAGCTCATGGACCCACACAATCAGGTCATCTAACCACGAGCAAAACATTTAGGGTTTCATTTCAAAACCAATGCCATGAATTGCACCACGTACTGGATGTTATTTGAGAGGAAGGTTTTATCTTATGCCTCGACTAACCAACGGCAGAATTACCATTACAAATTGAGTTGCTGGCTTGTTCTGAACGCCCTCAAATCCCATTTTCATTCAGCTTTGAGGGAGCTAGCCATACATAAAATTATCCCCTCACCCTCCCTTTAGGAGTCCATAAGGGACTTTTACATGCACTACTTCAAAGAACTTTCAAAGTTCAACCAAATTGCAAGTTCTCAAGGAATAGCTGTTACTTTGAaagatacaaaacaaaataaagatttaGTTTCTATACATTTGCTCTAGTCTTCAGATAATGTACTGTAAtcatttactgtgtgtttgtacattgcctagTATAATCATGCCCAACCTAGCTGTGGCCTTTAAGTGCTACTGGAATTTAAACgttaaaaatataattgaaaGAGATGTATTGGCAAAAAGTTGAGACTTGTATGTTCTAAACTGACAGGATCCTTTTAAAGTTCTTTACAGCATAATTTTAATTATTGGCTGGTCTGTTAAATGTATAACTAAAGCTATGTTCTATGCACTGTGCCTATTCTAGATTATTGCCAAGACTGCACTGCTACTGGAGCTTCCATTTCTAGATTTCTGAATTGTTCACATTCCCAGCTTTGAATTGCAGTGGTCCTACTGTACCTTGATGGATAAACACATACTGAAAgatgttttaaaacaatttttagaAATACCTAGCACAAGGAAAATAATGAGCAGGCACATCTGTTAAAAGAGGAATTGAGTTGTGTCAtgtgactagatttcaagttaacAGTGTCACTTTAAATGTTCTATTGCATTTCAGAAACACTGGCATATGAAAATCCCACTTACTCACACAAGCCATACTTACAAGCTTTCAGTATTTATTATGTACTTCCACAGTAAAGATACAGTGATGCATATGCTGAATGTGTACCATTAAGTGGCATTAACCAAGTAGTATGACATAATGAGCATCTAATCGATATTGCAATTTTCCTTCAATATCACATTATTGCAGATTGCCAATAATGGGTGACAATGAAAATCCAGTAACCGAAAGTAATTAAAATGTTATCCTCTAGCTTTAACCATATGAAACGTTTAACATAACTTCACAACTCTCAATGGAGAATGAGAAATTTTACATCTCATTCCTTCTACTGCATCAAGGTATAGAATCAGAAGAGATTCATTATATATAGACATCTTCCTACAGGACTGTTGCTTGCATTGTAACTTACATGGTTTGGAAGCAGGAGAAAAGCCACCCAGTGTTGAGAGAGCTGGAGTACCATCTGGGTTTAATCCTTTTGCTTTAAGTTTAGCTTCCTGTAATGCCATTTTTCTCTTTTCTACTTCTTTATCCAGCAATTCATAATTAGGCTGTTTAAGAGAGGAATATGCACTGTCAAGATTTTGGACCAAGATTACTCTAATCAATGTACCACACCTATTATTGTATCTGACACCCATGCATTAAGCAACATATCTAACATGGGTTATATGTGATTCACTCTCTCATGCTCTTCCCCAAGGAGGGAATGGTGAATACAGGGGAGCTTTTTTCTGGTAGATTTTTAATTGTACGTGTTCACATATGTGTTCAAACTCCAACATACACACCCTACTTGGCAATGCTAACTTTATCTTCATTTAAGTTAGTCAATTCTAAACACAAGCTACCTTTTTCCTCGTATAAAGCTTCAGAGTTGTTATACATATCTCCTGAATCTCATCTTCTGTGGTGCCAAAGAGTAGAAACCAATGAGGACGGGTAGGCAGTGGAATCTAAAAGACAGAATTAAGCCTTAATATCTAAAGATCAAAGAAATCTGACCTTTAGTATCATTACAGAGGTTTTCCGGGAACAAAAACAAAGTTACTAATAATGACTATGCCAATCCCAAGCAATTAAACACAAACACGCTTACCTGAAGAGCTCTAGCAGCAAGATAAATACAAGCACATGCTAT encodes the following:
- the CCNL1 gene encoding cyclin-L1; the protein is MASAATHTSPAAAPAAPPPPAPAAPGILIGDRLYSEVSLTIDHSLIPEERLSPTPSMQDGLDLPSETDLRILGCELIQAAGILLRLPQVAMATGQVLFHRFFYSKSFVKHNFEIVAMACINLASKIEEAPRRIRDVINVFHHLRQLRAKRTPSPLILDQNYINTKNQVIKAERRVLKELGFCVHVKHPHKIIVMYLQVLECERNQTLVQTAWNYMNDSLRTNVFVRFQPETIACACIYLAARALQIPLPTRPHWFLLFGTTEDEIQEICITTLKLYTRKKPNYELLDKEVEKRKMALQEAKLKAKGLNPDGTPALSTLGGFSPASKPSSPREMKTEEKTPVSVNAKTIKKEPEERQLASESPYNGMRKESKRSRSSRSASRSRSRTKSRSRSHTPRRHYNNRRSLSGTYSSRSRSRSRSHSGSPHRHHNHGSPHLKAKHSRDELKSANRHGHKRKKSRSRSQSKSRDHAEAAKKHRHERGHHRDRRERSRSFERSHKGKHHSSSRSGHSRHRR